The sequence below is a genomic window from Uranotaenia lowii strain MFRU-FL chromosome 2, ASM2978415v1, whole genome shotgun sequence.
gaaagaatgcaagagagcacaagtttttttttctctcaacgcacgcgaactgttgccagcgacaatgaTTATTGGGCTAATCtcgcaaatacaccatctgatgtttagcaatctggttgcactgatgGTCGCAGAGAgtacaacaaagctgttctctcacttgacccacgcgggagaaagcaaaggaacgaaatcgtctccaaaatctgcaaacatggcggactttttatcatatccgatttaaaccatctAATCCAACTTCAAGTAACGATTGTTACGACCTTTTACTAGCGTTAgatggaattacgattcgcagtaacgtttttaatgacttgagttatcattttaatgcgatttatgtttgctgggcccTTTCCCCCTTCTCCCctttgtaagaaatttcttacaaaactACATAACTACtgtaacttttcaaaaaaaaaaattataccaagttcgtaatccgtgttcataattacccccttgaCAGTGGAGTAAATATGAAAAGACGTCTCAAGGACGTGAGTTGcgacaaaaaaaagttgctctacagaatgatgaagagcacggaaacattcattgttggcagcttttcagaatttatgatcagaaataaacatatggtggctgtaagtgtgccaaatgaagaaattttgttcataattaccccacctatcCCTGCATCATGTTGCAGCGCGTTTCTTATAGATTAAGATGAAGAGCTTATTTCCCGGTGCTTAAAcattataatttattaaatatttcggTAAAGATGATAAGGTGATTTCttatttgctgaaaaattaatactattggAACTGCAACTGTTcctcatgaaaatatatttgagaaaattcatactttcgtagaaaagagaAGTGCTAAATATGCCGCGAGTGCATATTATGCCCTTTCCCTACGCATTGGAACGGTCCCAATTTTGATTCGGAAATATGAAGAGGAAAGCAGTGatcaaaactttggaccggaaagtcatgcgtgcttacgccaATAAGATGACTGCCTCAGTTCGGGATGTGGCCAAAAAGTGGGTCCAAATTAAGAGCTCGTAAATTACATGATCAACTGCTGTGCGTGTGCGAGTTTGTCAtcgaaaacgaaaatttttgcaagtttgattacaaaacgcttCCGGGTGACCAGTTTTAGATTGTTTGGGCTGGCCAAAGTGTTGACGAGACGAAGacatcaatttttaccaaaaaaataaaatgcaataGTTTTTCAAGCCATAGGTAAGTGTGGCATGCGTTTCGAGCCGTTTGTGAACACTGACACAATGAATACAGCTGTTTACGCCCGAGAGTGCCTGAACTGTAGCCTGCTTCCCATGATCCGCAAACATGATTACCCCGTACTATTTTCTTCGGATTTGGCACCAGTTCACCACTCAAAAGACACGATGGTTTGGTATAAATGGGGAATCCAACAAAGTCCAATGGTCAAAATCTTCGGAAATCAGTCTgtttaattgataaaaaaaaaggagttCCCGAATGAAAGTGTTCTTTTTCTGTTCAATTATAGGCCTTACTAACAGTTGTGCGAAAGTTTTATCGAGCCATAACAGAACatggttttgattttgaattttgtacaaaatatccgggcaagtccggataaaaccgggcaatctgacaagcttatGTATGGGTTTTCAAACAACTACAAAACTCTTTCATTCGAAACAAATTACCCAGGATCCCAAtagaatgtgaaaaaaaaaaattaaaacaccgaatgtgattcttttttcattatatACGACATCGTTTATTCTTTATTAAAATACATATGACTAGAACTGTTTTAACAAAACACAAGCATCATAATAACCGCTTATAAAATATCGCATTACATAGTGGGTGTGATGTATGTATATAGCCTTCGGTTTGCCTTCGGCCGGAGATCGAGCGCTCGTCTACTTACAATTATCTCAAATACAAATTTCTGGTGAGAAAGAAGCAAATAATATCTTTATCGTAGAGaactagtttgtttttttttcttattgtagATAGTGTAAAAATAAAACGCATTAATTTGTATAAGTCTTGTGCTACACCATCAACATAGTCATCATCATCGTTCACAGATACATCGTATCAAGATACGTTTGATTAATTCACATGTTGAGAAACTTAATGAGTTCCCTGGATGAAAATAAACCGAGAAGGGACGCTGAAGTGGATTTAATTAATGTTAGATTGTTGGGGGGGCAAACAAACATGAAACTCAACAACAACTAAGGCCTTTGCCATAGTGAACGCGGTCTTCGTTTCTACTCGGTGCTCCGGATTAATTCAACAACAATTTGTCAAGTCTTAATCGCCGCCGTTTGCCTGCTTTAAGTAATGCTCTAATCCTTGAGCACATCATTGAGCTTTCGGCCACACTGTGGTTGGTGATTTTGTCTTTAGCTTAGATAGTCTACGGACTGTTCCATCAGATAGTAGGgatgctgttgctgctgttggtgATGTTGCAACTGATGAGCGCTATTAGAGGCGTGATCGATCTGATTCCATCCACCCGTCGCCGAATAATTACTGCCATTCCACCAGTTGTCTACGGCACCGAGAGGTTCGACATTTGAGGGAACTAGCGCATCTCCACTCGTCCCCGCAGTCGCCGGTTCGACGTAGTTATCCCCGCTGCTGCCACAGTTAGCCCCACCACCGTACGGCGAAATCATCAGCGACGAAGTGTTGGGGGAGCCCGAATTGCTGTAATTTTCGTAGCAATAGCTTTCGAGTTGATTGGACGTCGCGTTATCTAGCGTCTCTTGCTTGGTCTGCGTCACGCAACTCGATTGGCCAATAAAAAACGAATTGATGTCGTCGCACAGACGCAGGTTCATCTTGTTCATATCGGGTAGGGtggtgttgttgttattgttgtttgcgACCACGCCACTGTGTTGATAATCAATTTGGGGACTGGAGTAGTAGGAGAAGTCGTCAAACACGCTGGATCCACTCGTTAGGCTAGCGGTATCCGTATCGGTGCTGCTCGTTTCGTATTTGACACAGTCGAAGAACCGACTGTTGTAGCTCGGGCTGATCAGTGGGTTCTTGTAGATGTTGCCGCTTTCCATGTCCATCACAGTTGGAGGAGAACTGCCAAGCGAGTGGAGACTGGTCGTGGAGCTTCCATTGGGGTACTTGTTGATCGGTCGGATTGGTTGATCTAGCTGGAAAATTTCCTCCGGATGGATGAAATTGGAGTTTTCGTAATAGTACGACGACTGGTTGTAGTCCTGAGTCGTCGGCGTCGTCGAATGTAGCTGAATCGATTGATTAATTTGTCCACCGGGATAATTGCTAGGACTGTTTGATTTGTAGCTGTTTGGGAATGTGATCGTATAAGTGGTTTCTGATCCCAATCGATTGGCTGCCAACGGACTGGTTGACAAACATTTCCCGGACTCCAGAAGCTGTTTGTTCActtttttggtagattttgtaCTGGTGAtctgtgaaagaaaaaataacatttttagttttcaagccGTTTGCCAAAACATTTTCTATTAAATTACCTTAGTAACTTTTGTTTGAATAGCTTTGAGGACTCGCTCCCGTCGACCGATGCCCAGCATCTTGCGAGTTTCTCCCGACGACTTTGATTCCGGCTTCGGGTGATCGTGCACGCCTTTGGCTTGGAAGAAGATGGCATTAGTAGTGTGCCTCCAAAAATGCGTTACCGGATATCCGCAATGGCCCCGGCAAGGCAGAATCTCCAAAACACCTCCCACGCACAAGCGATTGGGACAGGCTTTACC
It includes:
- the LOC129745401 gene encoding transcription factor glial cells missing-like yields the protein MVIVQSNIITSNSSGRLGLEWDINDPNVPPVGEADLEEFNEWADGHCRYIYRSMDDSAKRHSSGWAMRNTNNHNVSILKKSCLGVLVCSSRCVLPNGDKITLRPAICDKARRKQIGKACPNRLCVGGVLEILPCRGHCGYPVTHFWRHTTNAIFFQAKGVHDHPKPESKSSGETRKMLGIGRRERVLKAIQTKVTKITSTKSTKKVNKQLLESGKCLSTSPLAANRLGSETTYTITFPNSYKSNSPSNYPGGQINQSIQLHSTTPTTQDYNQSSYYYENSNFIHPEEIFQLDQPIRPINKYPNGSSTTSLHSLGSSPPTVMDMESGNIYKNPLISPSYNSRFFDCVKYETSSTDTDTASLTSGSSVFDDFSYYSSPQIDYQHSGVVANNNNNNTTLPDMNKMNLRLCDDINSFFIGQSSCVTQTKQETLDNATSNQLESYCYENYSNSGSPNTSSLMISPYGGGANCGSSGDNYVEPATAGTSGDALVPSNVEPLGAVDNWWNGSNYSATGGWNQIDHASNSAHQLQHHQQQQQHPYYLMEQSVDYLS